The following nucleotide sequence is from Spirochaetota bacterium.
AATTTATCGTCTCGGGCTTTTTAACCTCCCCGTATGACCATTCCCTGATCATGTCGGGCGATGCCAGCTTTATCTGAATCGAATTGAAATCGTTAAAATCCCTCATATAGTTCCCTTCACCAGGTGAATTTATTCGCGAGCGTGTTCCTTCCGTCAGATATTCTGCAAGGTGTCGATCTTGATCTTGCGTTTCGGCTTGGTGAATCCTTCGCTCCATTCCGATAGACTGATCTCGTTCGAGGCCTCGTCGAAAATCTTGACGTCGAGCGCTAGACCCCTGAGTTCCTGGACGAGCACATTGAACGACTCTGGAATACCGGGAGATGTCGTGTTGATGCCCTTCACGATCGCTTCATAGATACGGGCACGGCCCAGCATGTCGTCCGACTTCACCGTAAGCAGTTCCTGGAGCGTGTAGGCGGCACCGTACGCCTCGAGCGCCCAAACCTCCATTTCCCCGAGCCTCTGCCCTCCGAACTGCGCCTTCCCTCCGAGCGGTTGCTGGGTGACAAGCGAATACGGTCCGGTAGAACGCGCGTGTATCTTGTCATCCACCATGTGCGCGAGCTTGAGCATATAGATGTACCCGACCATCACCTTGTTCTCAAAAGGCTGGCCCGTACGCCCGTCGAAGAGCTCGGATTTGGAGTCTTCCGGGAGTCCTGCCTTCTTGAGATACTCTTTTATATCCACGGTCGTGGCGCCGTCAAAGATCGGTGTTTCCACGAGAAGGTCGAGTTCTTTCGCAGCCCATCCGAGTTCGGTCTCCAGTAACTGTCCCAGGTTCATTCGGGAAGGAACCGAGAGCGGGTTCAGTACGATATCAACCGGCGTTCCGTCGGGGAGGTACGGCATCTCGTATTCCGGAACGATGCGCGAGATGACACCCTTGTTCCCATGCCGGCCCGCCATTTTATCGCCGACCGATATCTTGCGCTTCGTAGAAATGTAAACCTTCACCAGTTCCTCAACGCCCGGGGCCAGTTCATCGCCGTTTTCCCTTGAAAAACGCTTCACGTCGAGCACGATGCCCTCGATGCCGTTAGGCACCCGTAATGACGTATCGCGCACCTCGCGCGCCTTTTCGCCGAAGATCGAGTGCAGCAGCTTATACTCCGGGGTGAGGTCCTGTTCGCCCTTGGGCGTTACCTTGCCGACGAGTATATCGTCGGGCTTGACATACGCGCCGACGCGCACGATCCCGCCGCTGTCGAGGTCCCTGAATGCCTTCTCGCTCAGGTTGGGGATGTCCCTGGTAATTACTTCGCGACCGAGTTTGGTTTCACGGGCCTCGATCTCGAACTGTTCGACGTGCAGCGAGGTAAAGGTGTCATCCTTTACGAGCCGTTCCGATATCAGGATGGCGTCCTCGAAATTGTAACCCATCCAGGGCATGAACGCCGCCAGGATGTTTTTACCGAGCGCGAGCCGCGCATTTTCCGTCGCGGGCCCGTCAGCCAGGACGTCCCCCTGCTTGATCTTTTGCCCCAGCCGTACCATGGGGGTCTGGTTGAAGCATGTTCCCTGGTTTGTCCTCTTGAATTTAAGAAGGTCGTAGGTGTCGGTCTCCCCATTCGAGGCTTTCACCTTGATCACCCTCGCATCCGCACTCACGACTTCGCCGCCGCGCTGCGCGATGAGAAGCACACCTGAATCGTATGCCGCCGCCGGCTCTATGCCCGTCCCCACCAGGGGACATTCGGTCACCATGAGCGGAACGGCCTGCCGCTGCATGTTGGATCCCATAAGCGCACGGTTCGCATCATCGTGTTCAAGGAACGGTATGAGGCACGTCGAAACGGAGAATATCTGCGACGGACTTACGTCCATGTACTGAATTTCATTGGGTTTCTTATAGGGAAAGTTGCCCATATTCCGGCAGGGAATGAGGCTCTTGGT
It contains:
- the rpoB gene encoding DNA-directed RNA polymerase subunit beta, which produces MQKAKILNFGKINPKTGLPNLIDIQLKSYEWFLQDNIAPGKRKNHGLHAVFEEVFPIESPHEDVVLEFLEYEIGSPKYSEVECKERDATFAAPLKATIRLIKKDSMEVREQTVYMGDIPLMTPRGTFIINGAERVVVNQLHRSPGIFFFYEEAERVYNVRVIPDRGSWLEFEMDTKGYVIARIDRKKKFSVTLLIKALGYEKNDEIVKLFYTTKTLKLNSEEAFDALSGRRVARDIVSSETGEIIIEACGRINIDIIDRLREEKVKEVELIEFPNSKDDAFLFNSFEKDECHTAEEAILKIHQIMRPGEPSNIDNARAELNRLFFNPRTYSLGSVGRYKINKKFGFDNKAVTAEVLSKDDIVATVKYLLHLIAEAEGYYVDDIDHLGNRRVRSVGELIMNQIKVGFQRMERVIKERMTIQDLDLVTPQALISIKPITAVINEFFGSSQLSQFMDQTNPLAELTHKRRLNALGPGGLSRERAGFEVRDVHPSHYGRMCPIETPEGPNIGLIVSMSTYARINDYGFLETPYKVVEKGKVTDKIEYLTADEEDKYFIAQANAEIDDHGVFTKSLIPCRNMGNFPYKKPNEIQYMDVSPSQIFSVSTCLIPFLEHDDANRALMGSNMQRQAVPLMVTECPLVGTGIEPAAAYDSGVLLIAQRGGEVVSADARVIKVKASNGETDTYDLLKFKRTNQGTCFNQTPMVRLGQKIKQGDVLADGPATENARLALGKNILAAFMPWMGYNFEDAILISERLVKDDTFTSLHVEQFEIEARETKLGREVITRDIPNLSEKAFRDLDSGGIVRVGAYVKPDDILVGKVTPKGEQDLTPEYKLLHSIFGEKAREVRDTSLRVPNGIEGIVLDVKRFSRENGDELAPGVEELVKVYISTKRKISVGDKMAGRHGNKGVISRIVPEYEMPYLPDGTPVDIVLNPLSVPSRMNLGQLLETELGWAAKELDLLVETPIFDGATTVDIKEYLKKAGLPEDSKSELFDGRTGQPFENKVMVGYIYMLKLAHMVDDKIHARSTGPYSLVTQQPLGGKAQFGGQRLGEMEVWALEAYGAAYTLQELLTVKSDDMLGRARIYEAIVKGINTTSPGIPESFNVLVQELRGLALDVKIFDEASNEISLSEWSEGFTKPKRKIKIDTLQNI